The Paenibacillus yonginensis genome segment AAATTCCAGCAGCATGCTGGCGGCTTCCGTAGCCATCCCCCGGTTCCAATATCGGGGAGCAATCATATATCCTATGTTCGCGTTCCCTTCCTCTTCATTCCAGCGCTGAAAAGAGCACAGCCCCGCCACGCTGCCCGATTCCCTGTCACTTACTACAAAATGAAGGGAGGTCATCGCGAAATGGCAGTCCTCAAAATACCGTCTAAGCCGTTCGGCACTGCCTGCCGTCTCCGGGCGAAAGGCAATATAACGCTGAATGAGCGGTTCGTTAAGCAGGCCGTGTAACTCTTGTTCATCCTTCGGCAATACTTTTCGAAGCAGCAACCGTTCGCTTTGCAGCATAGGGAACCGGTTGCGGAGTTCTTGCTTGAGTGAAGTGGGCATTCCTGTGCCTCCTTTATCCAGGCTGGATTTATGAGCGAAGGAATTTCTGATGTCACAGGACCGGCAATTTTCTTCGGTTATAAAGAGAATATAAAACACCTAAGGGTGGAACACAATCCGCACAAAGTACCCTTGCGGCTGCAGGCTTGCTTCTTATTACCCTAAGCAATAGGGCAAATAACAAAAAAACAAGCTCCTCAAGCCGGAAAAAGCTTGGGAGCTTGGGGAGCCTGTTGCCCATTCATCTTAAGGGCCGTTCTTTAAGAACTTCAAACCGCGACCGCGGCTGATCAGCTCGTCAGCCAACGTTTGAACATGTGTTTGGTAGTCTGTTTATTCATTTCGGCAATGGAAGTTGTCAGCGGAATGCCTTTAGGACAAGAGCGCACGCAGTTCTGGGAGTTGCCGCAGCCTTCGATGCCGCCGTCTTCCATCAGCGCCTCCAGACGTTCCTCCGCGTTCATTTCGCCTGTTGGATGAGCATTGAACAGACGAACCTGGGAAATCGGCGCTGGGCCAATGAAATTGGTTTTGTCATTGACGTTCGGGCAAGCTTCCAGGCAGACGCCGCAAGTCATGCATTTGGACAGCTCGTAAGCCCACTGGCGTTTCTTCTCCGCCATCCGCGGCCCCGGCCCCAAATCATACGTGCCGTCGATCGGAATCCAGGCTTTTACCCGCTTCAGTGCATTAAACATGCGGCTGCGGTCGATAATCAAATCACGTACGACCGGGAAGGTCTTCATCGGTTCGATGCGCACCGGCTGCTCCAGCTTGTCGACCAAAGCGGCGCAGGCCTGACGGGGTTTGCCGTTGATGACCATCGAGCAAGCTCCGCATACTTCCTCCAGACAGTTGGACTCCCAGCATACAGGTGCCGTATGTTTGCCGCCGGCGTTAACCGGATTGCGCTGAATTTCCATCAGCGCGCTGATCACGTTCATGCCGGGGCGGTAGTTAAGCTCAAACTCCTCCGTGTAGGAGGGAGATTTCGGATCATCCTGACGGGTGATGATAAACTTCACTTTTTTGGATGCGGTTGTTTCGGCCATGACCTGTTCCTCCTTCTTAGTGTTTGTCCTTGGAGTAGTCCCGAATCCGCGGCGGGATCAGCGATACGTCCACGTCCTCATAACTAATCTGCGGTCCGTCCGGGGTGAATTTCGCCCGGGTCGTCTTCAGGAATTCTTCATCGTTCCGGTTTGGGAAATCCGGCTTGTAATGCGCGCCGCGGCTTTCATTGCGCAGCAGAGCGCCTGTCGTCATCGCTTCAGCCAGCTCCAGCATGTTGCCGAGCTGACGGGTGAAAGCAGCGCCTGCATTGTTCCAGCGGGAAGTATCGTTGATGTTGATGCGTTTATGGCGCTCTTTCAATTCCTTGATTTTGTTGATCGTCGCTTCCAGCTTGTTGTTGTAGCGAACCACAGTCATGTTGTCGGTCATCCATTCGCCTAGCTCCTTGTGGATGACGTAAGCATTTTCCGTGCCGTTCATGGCCAGAATGCCCTCGTATTTCTGTTCTTCCGCTTTCTTGGCTGCCTCATAGACGGAAGAAGATACGTCCTCTGCCGATTTCTTGAGGCCGCGGATATATTCGACTGCCTTCGGTCCGGCAACCATGCCGCCGTAAATGGCCGACAGCAACGAGTTGGCTCCCAGACGGTTCGCGCCGTGGTATTGATATTCGCATTCCCCTGCGGCAAACAGCCCCGGAATGCTTGTCATCTGATTGTAATCGACCCACAGGCCGCCCATGGAATAGTGGACCGCAGGGAAGATTTTCATCGGAATTTTACGCGGGTCGTCGCCCATAAACTTCTCGTAGATTTCAATGATGCCGCCGAGCTTCACGTCCAGCTCCTTCGGATCTTTATGCGACAAATCGAGGTATACCATGTTCTCACCGTTGATGCCCAGCTTCTGGTCCACACACACGTGGAAGATTTCGCGGGTGGCGATATCGCGCGGCACCAGGTTGCCGTATGCGGGATACTTCTCCTCGAGGAAGTACCACGGCTTGCCGTCCTTGTAGGTCCAGATCCGACCGCCTTCGCCGCGGGCCGATTCGGACATCAGGCGCAGCTTATCGTCGCCGGGAATTGCCGTCGGATGGATCTGAATAAACTCGCCGTTGGCGTAATCGACGCCCTGCTGGTACACGGCGCTTGCCGCAGTACCAGTGTTGATGACCGAGTTGGTCGTTTTGCCGAAAATAATGCCGGGACCGCCGGTCGCCAAAATCGTGGCATCCGCCTTAAAGGTCACTACTTCCATGGATCTGAGATTTTGGGCAGTAATCCCCCGGCAGATGCCTTCATCGTCAATGACGGCCTTCAGGAATTCCCAGGATTCATATTTCGTCACCAGGCCCTCCGATTCAAACCGGCGCACCTGCTCATCCAGCGCGTACAGCAGCTGCTGCCCGGTGGTCGCCCCGGCAAAAGCCGTGCGGTGGTATTGGGTCCCGCCGAAACGGCGGAAATCCAGCAGACCTTCCGGGGTGCGGTTGAACATAACGCCCATGCGGTCCATCAGGTGGATGATGCCCGGCGCCGCCTCGCACATCGCTTTAACCGGAGGCTGGTTCGCCAGGAAATCGCCGCCGTAGACCGTATCGTCAAAATGCTCCCAAGGGGAGTCGCCTTCGCCTTTTGTATTTACCGCTCCGTTGATGCCGCCCTGGGCGCAAACGGAGTGCGAACGTTTAACCGGAACCAGCGAGAACAGGGCTACCTGAACGCCCGCCTCGGCTGCCTTAATAGTCGCCATCAGGCCGGCCAGGCCTCCTCCGACGACAATAATGCTTTTTTTAGCCATGTCTTATGCCACTCCTTATCCTATGAACGTCTTCAGCGTCTGAAGCATAGCCGTACCGTCCGCCTCAAATTCAATGCCGCGGAATACAAACAGCGACCAGGTGAACATGACGGCGACAATGACAAACAATCCCATGCAAATATAAGAAGAAACCCGCTGGGAGCGCGGTCCGACCGTGATACCCCAGCTGACCATAAACGACCAAAGCCCGTTCGTAAAATGGAACGATACCGCGATCACGCTGATCAGGTAAATGATGAAATAAACCGGCTGCGTCACGATGTCATGCATCCATTTGCCCAGCCCTTCATGCGTCACATTGCCCAAGGAAACCTGAATCCGCGTCTGCCAGATATGCCAGCCGATAAAGAACAAGGCAATAATCCCCGTCACCCGTTGCAGCGTATACCGGAGATTGCGTTCGTGCTTGAAGCGGTTGTTGTTCGGCTTGGCCTGAAAAGCAATATAAGTGCCATAAACACCGTGGTACAGCAGCGGCAGCCATATAAACAAAATTTCAAGCACGAGCACCAGCGGCAGACTGTTAATCCATTTTACCGCGTCCCTGAATCCCTCCGGTCCGCCTTCAACGGCCGAAAAGTTGGTGATCATGTGCTCCAGCAGAAAAAAACCTAACGGAATGATCCCCAATAGCGAGTGCAGCTTTCTGGAATAAAACCCTTTCATAAATGCGTTTACCCCTTTCACGATTCCGTCTTTGTCGATGATGGCGGTTACATTTTTCGATTTCTATCGATTCAAGCTGCCACGATCCGCTGCATTCCGCCAAGCCGAAGGCTCTGAAATCTACTTTAACCGCGGCTCAAATGTCGGACGTTAGATGTGAACAACTTGTGTCGCTTTAATGTTACTCTTTTTTAGCTTATAATGGAATTGCAATATATTTATTAAATGTTATAACCTTTAGTTATATAGCGAGAAAATAGAGCCATCTTTTTAAAGGAGAGACGCGGGGATGAACGAGGATTTATGGGTATTTGCCACTGTAGTCGAGCAGTCAAGCCTGAACAAGGCATCAAAGCTGTTAAATTTGTCTCAGCCTGCCTTATCCCGCAAAATTGCCAAGCTCGAGGAGGAGCTGGGGGTCGTGTTGTTCGACCGCAAAGGAAAAAGGCTCGAGCTGACCGAAACCGGCCAGGCCGCTTACAACTATGCCATTGAACAGCGGTCGCGCCATAACGAGTTTATGAAGTCCATCTCCCGCTTCAAGAATCCTGTAAGGACTATTGCTACGGTAGGCGCTAGCCTGACCACCATTCAAACGACGCTTCCGCCGCTGATTGAAGCGCTGATGGATAAATATCCGGATACCGAGCTGAAGCTGGTAACGGGCAAAACGCATGAAATCGTATCTCAAGTGAAGGAAAATAAACTTGATCTCGGCGTCATTGCCTCCTCCATCTCCGATCCCGGCCTGCAATGCATTCCGCTGTTCCAGGATCACCTGATGCTGGTGGTCCCCCGCAAGCACAAGCTGACGCGGATCGGACGCGCCGTCGTCATGGAGGATTTGAACGGACTGCCGATGATTACCTTCTCCAAGGATACCTGGTACCGCAGGCTGGTTGACAACCTGTTCGGCAAATACGCCGTGAATCCCGACACCCGGATGGAGATTGACTCCTTCGAAGCCATCGTCCGGCTGCTGCCGATCTGCAAAGCCGCGGCCCTGCTGCCCCGATCTTATTTGCGGCCGCAGCTGCTGCGCGAGAACGAGCTTGTTTCGCTGCCGATGAAGGAGCTCGGCGAAACGCGGCGCGCCACCTGTCTCATCTATCCGCTGCAGCCCGAGAACGGCAGCCAGGCCCTGGAATGGGCCGCGGAAATCAAGGATTTATTCCGCAGCAGCTTGTCCTTTCCGGTTGAAGAATCTTTGGTGTGAGAAGCCGATATCAGGAAATCTAGCGTTCAGGAATGGAACGGGCAGCCCTGCATAGGCGGTCGTGCTTCACCCTCGCCCGGATGAGATGCTGAAATCGAGGCCATCCCTTCTATGCGGCCGCTTGCTCCGGCTCCGGCTTCCACTCTTGCTCCGGCTCCTGCTCCGCTTTCGGCTGCCGCCTCCCCTTCACCACTGCCCCGCCCCGGCCCATACGGCCGCTCCTGGTACACATAGTTCGGCGAAACCTCCCGTTCCTGATAGGGCCGGTCCCAAATCGGCGTCGCCGCCGGGGACATCGGCGGGATCAGCCAGGTCCAGCGTCCGTTGACCTCCCTGCCTTCCGCGGCTTCGCGCTCCTCGAATCTGACAAACTGCTGCGCGGCCGTGTGATGATCCACGATGCTGACCCCGTGCCGCTTGAATGAATGCAGGACGGCCACATTCAGCTCCACAAGCGCGCGGTCCTTCCACAGCGTAGCTGGACTGCTCCGATCGAGTCCAAACGCATCGGCAACCTCCGGCAGCTTGTTGTAACGGCCTTGGTCAGCCAGATTGCGGGCGCCGATCTCCGTCTCCATGTACCAGCCGTTAAACGGTGCTGCGGTGTACCGGAGACCGCCAATCTCCAGCGCCATATCGGCAATAAACGGAACGCCGTACCAACGCAGGCCCAGCCTGTCAAACGCCGGATTGTCCGGATGGCTCAGCGGCACCTCCAGCACAAGCTCTTCCGGCAGCGGGAACCATTCCGGTTCCTGCCCGTCGATTTGAAGAATCAGCGGCAGTACGTCGAACGGCGTGCCGGCTCCCTTCCAACCGAGGCGAAGAGCCGCATCGGTCAGCTCCAGTGACGCCGGATCGCCGACTATCCCGTCCTCCTCCGTCTCGTAACCGGCATAGCGAATCAGCTGATGGTTCCAGATGCGGATCTCCCGCCCTTCCAAGGCCTGACGAAAAATCGTGATCGTCGGTTTGATCTTCCCGCCATTAGTAGCAGTGCTGATATGCTCAAAGATGGCTTCCGCCACCTCCGCAGCCGTCTCCAGCTGACGGGCATCGCGTACGGCTAGCGAATCCCAGAACAGACGGCCGATGCAGCGGCTGCTGTTGCGCCAGGCGGCTTTGGCACCGAATGCCAATTCTTCGGCAGTATGACAGTAAGTGCCTGTTTTCACAATGCTTGACGTAATTTCACTGATCCGGTGCTCGGTTTCCTCCGGACCTTTGCCTAATTCCGGATAACTCGACCGGATGAAGACTGCGGCCTTCTCTAATAAAGCAGCAGCCGTACCCTTATTTAACACTCCCCAACATCCCTTTCCGAGACAAAATCTTCCTTCAGTCTGCCGGGCAGACAGCCGGCGCGCCATTTTTATTGAGGCTCTTGTCCATATTCATCTATGGCCGTTTCAAAATCATGAATGCTGTTATTATTGCCTATAACCACCATTATATCATTCGTGTTCATCAAGTCCAACGACGTGGGGGCAATCAGGCACCCGCCGGGCTTCTGAACCGCAACGATACTGCAGCCGAAGCGGGAACGGGCATTCACTTCGCCGATCGTCTTCCCGTCCAGCGCTGCCGGCACCGTTAACTCCACGATACTGTAGTCTTTGGATAATTCAATGTAATCCAGCAAATTTGGCGTCACCAGCTGGTGGGCCACCCGAATGCCCATATCACGTTCCGGAAAAATAACGCGGTCCACGCCCAGCTTCTCCAAAGCCCTGCCGTGGAGCACGGAAATGGCTTTGGCGACAACCTGGCGGATACCCATTTCTTTGAGCAGGATCGCGGCGAGAATGCTCATCTGGATATCGTCTCCGATCGCCACGATGCCGCAGTCGAAATTACGGATACCCAGCGAACGCAGCATATCCTCGTCCGTCGCATCCGCCACCACCGCATAAGTAAGAAAGTTGCTCATTTCATCGACAACCTCTTCATTCCGGTCTACGCCGAGCACCTCATATCCTAAATCCATCAATTCAAGCGCAAGGCTTGAACCGAAACGGCCGAGGCCGATGACAACAAATTGCTGATTTTTCATAGTTGATCTTTCTTCTCCTTATCCGATAATCATTTGGCCTTCCGGATGCCGGTATAATTCCCGGCCTTTTTTTGGGCCAAGCGCATAAGCTAGAGTAAGCGGACCCAAACGCCCGATAAACATTGTAATACAAATGACGATTTTTCCGAAGACCGTCAGCTTTGTCGTTAACCCCATAGACAGCCCAACGGTGCTGAATGCCGAAGTCGTTTCAAACAAAATGCTCAGGAAGTCCGCTGATTCTGTCGTGGACAAAACCATGGCGATAAAAATCAGCAAAAACAAAGTAAGCAGGGTGATCGTAAGCGCCTTAACGATCCGTTCCTGCACAATCCGGTAGCGGAACATCACGATATCATCCCGCCCGCGGATCATGGAGAACATCGCTCCGATCAGAATCGCAAAGGTCGTCACTTTGATCCCGCCGCCTGTCGAACCTGGAGCTGCGCCGATAAACATCAGAATAATAATAAAGAACTGGGTCGCATGGCGCATAGAAGCGATATCTAAAGTGGCCACGCCCCCGGAACGAGGCGTTATCGACTGGAAGAACGAACTCCAGATTTTTCCTGCCCAGTTAAGCGGTTCGAGCGTATAGGGATTGGTGAACTCAAAGATAAAAATCACAATAGCCCCGATTGCGATTAAAGCGCCGGACATAGATAATACTACTTTGGAGTGCAGTGAAAGCCCGCGGTGCTTGCGGTAATCTACCAGGTCCGAGATGACAATAAATCCGATGCCTCCGGAAATAATAAGCACCATGCTGATCAGGTTGACGATCGGGTCGGATACATGCCGTGTCAAGCTCTGAAAGTTGCCAAGCAGGTCAAAGCCGGCGTTGTTAAACAACGAGATCGCATGAAAGACGCCATAATAAACCGCCTGACTAAACGGCATCTCCACAGCCCAGCGCAAGGTCAGAGCCAGAGCGGCCGTGCCTTCTATAACGACCGAATAAACCATCACCTTGCGGATCAGTCGCACGATGCCCTCCATTGTATTCTGATTCATGGCCTGCTGCAGCAGCAGCCGGTCCTTTAAAGAAATCCGCCGCTTCAGAACCAGCGAGAACAATGTAGCCATCGTCATAAAGCCGAGTCCGCCGACCTGGACCAGAGCCAGGATGACGACCTGACCAAACGGTGTAAAGAAGGTCCCGGTGTCCTTAACAGTAAGACCAGTTACGCACGTCGCGGAGGTAGCCGTAAACAAGGCGTCAATCCAGGAAAGCCGCCCGTCTTGTTTAATGGAAATGGGCAGCATCAACAAAAAAGTGCCTATTGCTATAATTAAAGCAAAACCCAGCACCAGGATCTGCGGCGGTGAAAATTTGCGTTTTTTCAAATCAGGCTTCTCCTTTACATCAAACTTCAATTAATTATTCAACAGAACTTAGGATAACCCTTATTCAGCTAAAATTCATATATATAAATTTACCCTTTTTGAACCCGAATACAACCTTACCCCTTTTTCCTGCAATCTGGCAAGCTTTGTAGTACATGTGTTATGTTACTGGAAGGAATATAAACAAAGGAGTTGGCTTTTTGAAACCAAAAGTATTATGGACGCTTGCTGTAATCGGACTGATTTTATTTGTATACGAGCAGCTGGTTCCTGCACTGAAGAGCGGTTCATCCGAGGGCGGCGGAACGATCAGCAAAACCCAGGCGATCCAGGCAGCAGCCGATTTTGCCGCCAATACGCTCCAATTCCCGGATATCCGGCAAGATGAGGCCGAGGCTACCTATGCTACATTTTCCGATGTATACGGGTATCTGTCCAAAGAAAATCTGCTGAACAAATACAACGACCAATACGGCAAAGCTTTCCCGGCGGAGCTGTTCCGCGTGAGGTTCAAACATCCCGACAGCCATCTGGATGCCCTATACGTCGATGTCAACATGAAAGACGGCAATGTAGTCGGATTTTATGGCGGCGAGCTGTGGAACCGGAGCGTCAGGGATGAGCTGCTGAAATCCGCTGACGGAACTGCCAAAGTAAAGTCGATGGAGGGAGAACTTACCCAGGAGGAGAAAGAACAGCTGGCCGCGCCTTTTGTGCTCGCGTTTGGCTTTAAGCCCGAACAGCTTCAGCCTGTTGATTCAGGCGGGGTTGGCCTCATTTATAATGTACAGGGCTATAAAATGGGCGAAGCCCAGGGACAGCTTATTTTCCACTTTGAGTACAACAGGGTTTCCTCCCTGGAGTCCCGTTTTACCGTTCCGGTCAGCCATACCGAATATGTGGATCAGCAGTCGAGACTCGCCACCTGGCTTACTTTTGCCGGTTATGCTTTCCTCAGCTTTATTCTCGGTATTTTGGCGATTGTCTACAGCGCCAGAACCCGGCCGTACGCTTCGTTCAAACGCGGCATTTTTCTGACGTTATTTTATCTGTTTATCAATGTAGCGAGCACCCTCAATATGCTGCCCGCCTTTGAAGCGGAAGGCGTCAGCGGAGCGGCGCTGGCCTTTGCCATGGCCTTTCAGCTGATGGCCACGCTGGTGATGACGGCTTCGATTTATTTCTCTTTGGTCGGAGGCGACGGCCTCTGGAGACAGAAGGGCCGCAATATGTGGCTCCGGTCCCGGGAAGCGGGCTATGGCAGCCACGTTCTCCACAGCGCATTAAACGGGTATGCCTGGGCGCTGATTCTGCTGGGCGTTCAGTCCCTGATCTACTTGGCTCTCGGATTGACCCTGCATACGTGGTCGACAACCGATGAAACGCAGTCTCCTTACAACATGGTTTATCCTTGGCTGTTCCCGCTGATGGCCTGGATGGCCGGCATCGGCGAAGAAGCCGTCTACCGGCTGTTTGGCATCCCG includes the following:
- a CDS encoding GNAT family N-acetyltransferase, encoding MPTSLKQELRNRFPMLQSERLLLRKVLPKDEQELHGLLNEPLIQRYIAFRPETAGSAERLRRYFEDCHFAMTSLHFVVSDRESGSVAGLCSFQRWNEEEGNANIGYMIAPRYWNRGMATEAASMLLEFGFGRLGLKRVYACCAPDNEASGKVLHKCGFERLGRSNRASWKKGKEVRPAHYFMLAAESRQQTSVRYALLHN
- the sdhB gene encoding succinate dehydrogenase iron-sulfur subunit, which encodes MAETTASKKVKFIITRQDDPKSPSYTEEFELNYRPGMNVISALMEIQRNPVNAGGKHTAPVCWESNCLEEVCGACSMVINGKPRQACAALVDKLEQPVRIEPMKTFPVVRDLIIDRSRMFNALKRVKAWIPIDGTYDLGPGPRMAEKKRQWAYELSKCMTCGVCLEACPNVNDKTNFIGPAPISQVRLFNAHPTGEMNAEERLEALMEDGGIEGCGNSQNCVRSCPKGIPLTTSIAEMNKQTTKHMFKRWLTS
- the sdhA gene encoding succinate dehydrogenase flavoprotein subunit; translation: MAKKSIIVVGGGLAGLMATIKAAEAGVQVALFSLVPVKRSHSVCAQGGINGAVNTKGEGDSPWEHFDDTVYGGDFLANQPPVKAMCEAAPGIIHLMDRMGVMFNRTPEGLLDFRRFGGTQYHRTAFAGATTGQQLLYALDEQVRRFESEGLVTKYESWEFLKAVIDDEGICRGITAQNLRSMEVVTFKADATILATGGPGIIFGKTTNSVINTGTAASAVYQQGVDYANGEFIQIHPTAIPGDDKLRLMSESARGEGGRIWTYKDGKPWYFLEEKYPAYGNLVPRDIATREIFHVCVDQKLGINGENMVYLDLSHKDPKELDVKLGGIIEIYEKFMGDDPRKIPMKIFPAVHYSMGGLWVDYNQMTSIPGLFAAGECEYQYHGANRLGANSLLSAIYGGMVAGPKAVEYIRGLKKSAEDVSSSVYEAAKKAEEQKYEGILAMNGTENAYVIHKELGEWMTDNMTVVRYNNKLEATINKIKELKERHKRININDTSRWNNAGAAFTRQLGNMLELAEAMTTGALLRNESRGAHYKPDFPNRNDEEFLKTTRAKFTPDGPQISYEDVDVSLIPPRIRDYSKDKH
- a CDS encoding succinate dehydrogenase cytochrome b558 subunit — its product is MKGFYSRKLHSLLGIIPLGFFLLEHMITNFSAVEGGPEGFRDAVKWINSLPLVLVLEILFIWLPLLYHGVYGTYIAFQAKPNNNRFKHERNLRYTLQRVTGIIALFFIGWHIWQTRIQVSLGNVTHEGLGKWMHDIVTQPVYFIIYLISVIAVSFHFTNGLWSFMVSWGITVGPRSQRVSSYICMGLFVIVAVMFTWSLFVFRGIEFEADGTAMLQTLKTFIG
- a CDS encoding LysR family transcriptional regulator, with the protein product MNEDLWVFATVVEQSSLNKASKLLNLSQPALSRKIAKLEEELGVVLFDRKGKRLELTETGQAAYNYAIEQRSRHNEFMKSISRFKNPVRTIATVGASLTTIQTTLPPLIEALMDKYPDTELKLVTGKTHEIVSQVKENKLDLGVIASSISDPGLQCIPLFQDHLMLVVPRKHKLTRIGRAVVMEDLNGLPMITFSKDTWYRRLVDNLFGKYAVNPDTRMEIDSFEAIVRLLPICKAAALLPRSYLRPQLLRENELVSLPMKELGETRRATCLIYPLQPENGSQALEWAAEIKDLFRSSLSFPVEESLV
- a CDS encoding nitric oxide synthase oxygenase; the protein is MLNKGTAAALLEKAAVFIRSSYPELGKGPEETEHRISEITSSIVKTGTYCHTAEELAFGAKAAWRNSSRCIGRLFWDSLAVRDARQLETAAEVAEAIFEHISTATNGGKIKPTITIFRQALEGREIRIWNHQLIRYAGYETEEDGIVGDPASLELTDAALRLGWKGAGTPFDVLPLILQIDGQEPEWFPLPEELVLEVPLSHPDNPAFDRLGLRWYGVPFIADMALEIGGLRYTAAPFNGWYMETEIGARNLADQGRYNKLPEVADAFGLDRSSPATLWKDRALVELNVAVLHSFKRHGVSIVDHHTAAQQFVRFEEREAAEGREVNGRWTWLIPPMSPAATPIWDRPYQEREVSPNYVYQERPYGPGRGSGEGEAAAESGAGAGARVEAGAGASGRIEGMASISASHPGEGEARPPMQGCPFHS
- a CDS encoding potassium channel family protein: MKNQQFVVIGLGRFGSSLALELMDLGYEVLGVDRNEEVVDEMSNFLTYAVVADATDEDMLRSLGIRNFDCGIVAIGDDIQMSILAAILLKEMGIRQVVAKAISVLHGRALEKLGVDRVIFPERDMGIRVAHQLVTPNLLDYIELSKDYSIVELTVPAALDGKTIGEVNARSRFGCSIVAVQKPGGCLIAPTSLDLMNTNDIMVVIGNNNSIHDFETAIDEYGQEPQ
- a CDS encoding TrkH family potassium uptake protein, whose translation is MKKRKFSPPQILVLGFALIIAIGTFLLMLPISIKQDGRLSWIDALFTATSATCVTGLTVKDTGTFFTPFGQVVILALVQVGGLGFMTMATLFSLVLKRRISLKDRLLLQQAMNQNTMEGIVRLIRKVMVYSVVIEGTAALALTLRWAVEMPFSQAVYYGVFHAISLFNNAGFDLLGNFQSLTRHVSDPIVNLISMVLIISGGIGFIVISDLVDYRKHRGLSLHSKVVLSMSGALIAIGAIVIFIFEFTNPYTLEPLNWAGKIWSSFFQSITPRSGGVATLDIASMRHATQFFIIILMFIGAAPGSTGGGIKVTTFAILIGAMFSMIRGRDDIVMFRYRIVQERIVKALTITLLTLFLLIFIAMVLSTTESADFLSILFETTSAFSTVGLSMGLTTKLTVFGKIVICITMFIGRLGPLTLAYALGPKKGRELYRHPEGQMIIG
- a CDS encoding CPBP family intramembrane glutamic endopeptidase, which translates into the protein MKPKVLWTLAVIGLILFVYEQLVPALKSGSSEGGGTISKTQAIQAAADFAANTLQFPDIRQDEAEATYATFSDVYGYLSKENLLNKYNDQYGKAFPAELFRVRFKHPDSHLDALYVDVNMKDGNVVGFYGGELWNRSVRDELLKSADGTAKVKSMEGELTQEEKEQLAAPFVLAFGFKPEQLQPVDSGGVGLIYNVQGYKMGEAQGQLIFHFEYNRVSSLESRFTVPVSHTEYVDQQSRLATWLTFAGYAFLSFILGILAIVYSARTRPYASFKRGIFLTLFYLFINVASTLNMLPAFEAEGVSGAALAFAMAFQLMATLVMTASIYFSLVGGDGLWRQKGRNMWLRSREAGYGSHVLHSALNGYAWALILLGVQSLIYLALGLTLHTWSTTDETQSPYNMVYPWLFPLMAWMAGIGEEAVYRLFGIPMLKKIVRSTFVASLITTLIWAFGHTLYPIYPVISRPIELTIIGLLFSYIFLRHGYIAVMFAHVVFDSLLMGLSLITMGGASNVLIGIITFAMPAIVGYLISVFRPSKPGNTKTLFD